A portion of the Anser cygnoides isolate HZ-2024a breed goose chromosome 25, Taihu_goose_T2T_genome, whole genome shotgun sequence genome contains these proteins:
- the CELSR2 gene encoding cadherin EGF LAG seven-pass G-type receptor 2 isoform X1, protein MGAPPARGAALLLLALLLLPAPGQPRRPPPGTGTGTGTCPPAAPPGALLPLPLRRGGSAASSGTGDSGGAGPTPRAGAHGGTGDSGGTRPLSATGASSGTGDSGGGARPHPGPGAPGGGGGGGDGGGSGPAAGAGASSTGSAGASRGTGERNGTGTPGGAGGRGGAGSTERTACTSGTASPGATATAGAATSPGAASTTRVPAGTGRSRRRRSPNTAPQFQPSSYQASVAENRPAGTAVARLTAVDPDAGEAGRLHYAMAALFDSRSDALFAMDPVTGAVTTAAPLDRESKSTHVFRVTAVDHGVPRRSAMATLTVTVSDANDHDPAFEQPEYRESVRENLEVGYEVLTVRATDGDAGPNANVLYRLLNAGGANEVFEIDPRSGVIRTRGPVDREVVEAFELLVEATDQGQEPGPRSATATVRIVVEDDNDNAPQFSEKRYIAQVPEDVAPNSAVLRVTATDRDKGSNALVHYSIVSGNTRGHFYIDAQTGALDVVSPLDYEASKEYTLRIRAQDGGRPPLSNISGLVTVQVLDVNDNAPIFVSTPFQATVLENVPVGYSVIHVQAIDADSGDNARLVYTLLETGTGFPFAINNSTGWIVVASELDREVVDFYSFGVEAQDQGSPPMASSASVSVTILDVNDNSPEFTQREYGARLNEDAAVGTSVLTVSAVDRDANSVITYQISSGNTRNRFSITSQSGGGLISLALPLDYKLERQYLLTIAASDGTRQDTAQVVVNVTDANTHRPVFQSSHYTVNVNEDRPVGTTVVVISATDEDTGENARITYLMEDSIPQFRIAPDTGAVTTQMELDYEDQVSYTLAITARDNGIPQKSDTTYLEILVSDVNDNAPQFLRDSYQGSIYEDVPAFTSVLQVSATDRDSGLNGRVFYTFQGGDDGDGDFIIESTSGIVRTLRRLDRENVPLYALRAYAVDKGVPARRTPVEIQVTVLDVNDNPPVFERDEFDIFVEENSPIGLVVARITATDPDEGTNAQIMYQIVEGNIPEVFQLDIFSGELTALADLDYEAKAEYVIVVQATSAPLVSRATVHVRLRDTNDNSPQLRNFEIVFNNYITNRSGSFPGGIIGRIPARDPDVSDSLTYAFEQGNELNLVLLDPRTGDLRLSPALDNNRPLEAVMRVSVSDGVHSATAQCTLRVTVITDEMLSNSITLRLADMSQERFLSPLLSLFLEGVAAVLAAPRHRVVLFNIQTDTDVGAARILNVSLSVRLPASARGARFFSSEELQERLYLNRSLLAAISAQRVLPFDDNICLREPCENYMRCVSVLKFDSSAPFLASDTVLFRPIHPVTGLRCRCPPGFTGDYCETEVDLCFSSPCGSNGRCRSREGGYTCECHEDFTGEHCELSARRGRCVPGVCRNGGTCVNLLVGGFRCECPPGHYEKPFCAMSTRSFPPRSFVTFRGLRQRFHFTLALTFATKERDALLLYNGRFNEKHDFVALEIVREQIQLTFSAGETTTTVSPFVPGGVSDGQWHRVQLHYYNKPVLGKSGLPQGPSEQKVAVVAVDDCDTGMALKFGPMLGNYSCAAQGTQSGSKKSLDLTGPLLLGGVPTLPESFPIRSRHFVGCMRHLHIDERPVDLAAFIANNGTVPGCPAKKTVCDAGTCHNGGTCVHEWDSFSCQCPLGFGGKTCQEEMASPQQFLGSSLVAWSGLALPLTLPWHLGLMFRTRQPRGLLLRASAGPMATLTLQLSEGQAEAGVWQGGSRLAWLRLPHARVNDGAWHHLQLELRGAPGRTPPATLLLLALDYGRHQAVADVAGGLQGLRLRTLSVGGLAGDSGQVEQGFRGCLQGVRVGETAASAVALAVAPAARVNVEGGCALPDPCDSGPCPPHSYCSDDWDSFSCSCHPGYFGDSCISACALDPCEHRGACVRRAGATHGYVCECPQGYFGPYCEHKVDQPCPRGWWGHPTCGPCSCDVAKGFDPDCNKTTGECRCKENHYRPAGSDACLLCDCYPTGSLSRLCDATSGQCPCKAGVIGRHCDRCDNPFAEVTASGCEVNYDSCPRAIEASIWWPRTRFGLPAAAPCPKGSIGTAVRHCDEHKGWLPPNLFNCTSLAFAALKGFAERLVRNESVLDTAQSQRVALQLHNATRHTAAYFGSDVRLAYRLAARLLQHESAQRGFRLAATQDVHFTENLLRVGSALLDASNKRHWELIQQTEGGTAWLLKHFEDYASALAQNMRQTYLSPFTIVTPNIVVSVVRLDKGSFAGARLPRYEALRGEKPPDLETTVILPESVFRPPEGRHHPTGHGKPLPSPGGQEEEDKEEEEEEEDEEAAEEEEEEEEEEVTLVTRHKRHPELSEGQAIASVIIYRTLAGLLPEQYDTDKRSLRVPKRPIINTPVVSISVHAAAGRAPRALEKPITLQFRLLETQERSKPICVFWNHSLLAGGAGGWSARGCEVVFRNQSHVSCQCNHMTSFAVLMDISRRENGEILPLAALTYASLGVALAGLLLAVLVLGALRGLRSNRHSIRRHGATALLLAQLVFLLGINQADLPLACTVVAILLQFLHLSAVGWALLEALHLYRRRSEPRHVDRGPMRFYHVLGWGLPAFITGLAVGLDPEGYGNPDFCWLSIHDSLVWSLAGPSACAVAVGVFFLVLAARASCAAPQGFEKKGTGSGLQTALVVLVLPSLAWLLALLAVNSDAILFHYLFAISNCLQGPLIFLFCVVLSREVRQSLRSSCARARGPDPALATKSTLTTAYSCDTTYVAGRLYQAPFGDSTGSLHSAAKSQHSYIPFVRREDAGLSGGRVQPALAEPGGLFLDAAEQQQHEHDTDSDSDLSLEDDPSGSFGSTHSSDSEDEAAGAGWDALLRPEQPPAPTGDSLVAPARPYWPGEFVTTASESDGHGGSETLRVEPAAGGEVPPRPPPLLPLPHPHKGILKKKSLPPISERSTPRPAQPAHPPPPPAGTAASSGSEGSRGGGPGAPRPRQSLQEQLSGAAPIAMSIRAGTVDEDSSGSEFLFFNFLH, encoded by the exons ATGGGCGCTCCGCccgcccgcggggccgcgctccTGCTGCtcgcgctgctgctgctgcccgcgccggggcagccccgccgcccgcccccgggaaccggcaccggcaccggcacctgcccgcccgccgcgccgccgggcgcgctcctgcctctgcccctgcGCCGCGGCGGCTCCGCCGCTTCCAGCGGCACCGGGgacagcggcggggccgggcccacCCCGCGCGCCGGGGCGCACGGCGGCACCGGGGACAGCGGCGGAACGCGGCCGCTCTCGGCCACCGGCGCTTCCAGCGGCACCGGGgacagcggcggcggcgcccggccTCATCCCGGCCCCGGagcgcccggcggcggcggcggcggcggggacggcggcggcTCTGGGCCTGCGGCAGGCGCCGGCGCTTCCAGCACCGGCAGCGCTGGGGCTTCCCGCGGCACCGGGGAGCGCAACGGCACCGGGACCCCTGGGGGTGCCGGAGGCCGTGGAGGCGCCGGGAGCACCGAGCGCACCGCGTGCACCAGCGGCACCGCGAGTCCCGGGGCCACCGCGACCGCGGGGGCCGCCACGAGCCCTGGGGCCGCCAGCACCACGCGGGTCCCCGCGGGCACGGGGCGCTCCCGCCGGCGCCGCAGCCCCAACACGGCGCCGCAGTTCCAGCCCTCCAGCTACCAGGCGTCGGTGGCGGAGAACCGGCCGGCGGGGACGGCGGTGGCGCGGCTGACGGCGGTGGACCCCGACGCGGGCGAGGCGGGGCGGCTGCACTACGCCATGGCCGCGCTCTTCGACAGCCGCTCCGACGCCCTCTTCGCCATGGACCCCGTCACCGGCGCCGTCACCACGGCCGCCCCGCTGGACCGCGAGAGCAAGAGCACCCACGTCTTCCGGGTGACGGCGGTGGACCACGGGGTGCCGCGGCGCAGTGCCATGGCCACGCTGACGGTGACGGTGAGCGATGCCAATGACCACGACCCAGCGTTCGAGCAGCCCGAGTACCGTGAGAGCGTGCGGGAGAACCTGGAGGTGGGCTACGAGGTGCTGACGGTGCGGGCCACCGACGGCGACGCCGGCCCCAACGCCAATgtcctctaccgcctcctcaACGCTGGCGGGGCCAACGAGGTCTTCGAGATCGATCCCCGCTCGGGCGTCATCCGCACACGCGGCCCTGTGGACCGCGAGGTCGTGGAGGCATTCGAGCTGCTGGTGGAGGCCACGGACCAGGGCCAGGAGCCGGGGCCCCGCAGCGCCACGGCCACCGTGCGCATCGTGGTAGAGGACGACAACGACAACGCGCCGCAGTTCAGCGAGAAGCGTTACATCGCGCAGGTACCTGAGGACGTGGCGCCCAACTCGGCCGTGCTGCGGGTGACGGCCACCGACCGCGACAAGGGCAGCAACGCCCTGGTGCACTACAGCATCGTCAGCGGCAACACCCGCGGCCACTTCTACATCGACGCGCAGACGGGCGCGCTGGACGTGGTCAGCCCGCTGGACTACGAGGCCAGCAAGGAGTACACCCTGCGCATCCGCGCGCAGGACGGCGGCCGCCCACCCCTCTCCAACATCAGCGGCTTGGTCACCGTGCAGGTGCTGGATGTCAACGACAACGCGCCCATCTTTGTCAGCACGCCCTTCCAGGCCACCGTGCTGGAGAACGTGCCCGTGGGCTACTCCGTCATCCACGTGCAAGCCATCGATGCTGACTCAGGTGACAACGCCCGCCTGGTCTACACCCTCCTTGAGACAGGCACCGGCTTCCCCTTTGCCATCAACAACAGCACGGGGTGGATCGTGGTGGCCTCTGAGCTGGACCGGGAGGTGGTGGATTTCTACAGCTTCGGGGTGGAGGCGCAGGACCAGGGCAGCCCGCCCATGGCATCCTCGGCCAGCGTCAGCGTCACCATCCTGGACGTCAATGACAACAGCCCCGAGTTCACGCAGCGGGAGTACGGTGCCCGCCTGAACGAGGACGCGGCGGTGGGCACCAGCGTGCTCACCGTCTCCGCCGTCGACCGCGACGCCAACAGCGTCATCACCTACCAGATCTCCAGCGGCAACACCCGCAACCGCTTCTCCATCACCAGTCAGAGCGGCGGCGGGCTCATCTCGCTCGCCCTGCCCCTGGACTACAAGCTGGAGCGGCAGTACCTGCTCACCATCGCCGCCTCCGATGGCACCCGCCAGGACACAGCCCAGGTGGTCGTCAACGTCACCGACGCCAATACCCACCGGCCCGTCTTCCAGAGCTCCCACTACACCGTCAACGTCAATGAGGACCGGCCGGTGGGCACCACGGTGGTGGTCATCAGCGCCACAGACGAGGACACGGGCGAGAACGCCCGCATCACCTACCTGATGGAGGACAGCATCCCCCAGTTCCGCATCGCCCCCGACACGGGGGCCGTCACCACCCAGATGGAGCTGGACTATGAGGACCAGGTGTCCTACACCCTGGCCATCACGGCCCGCGACAACGGCATCCCGCAGAAGTCCGACACCACCTACCTGGAGATCCTGGTGAGCGATGTCAACGACAACGCGCCCCAGTTCCTCCGCGACTCCTACCAGGGCTCCATCTACGAGGACGTGCCAGCCTTCACCAGCGTCCTCCAGGTCTCGGCCACTGACCGCGACTCGGGCCTCAACGGCAGGGTCTTCTACACCTTCCAGGGCGGTGATGACGGCGACGGCGACTTCATCATCGAGTCCACCTCAGGCATCGTCCGCACCTTGCGCCGCCTGGACCGGGAGAACGTGCCGCTCTACGCCCTGCGGGCGTACGCTGTCGACAAGGGCGTGCCAGCCAGGCGGACGCCGGTGGAGATCCAGGTGACGGTGCTGGACGTCAACGACAACCCGCCCGTCTTCGAGCGGGATGAGTTCGACATCTTCGTGGAGGAGAACAGCCCCATCGGGCTGGTGGTGGCCCGCATCACGGCCACCGACCCCGACGAGGGCACCAACGCCCAGATCATGTACCAGATCGTGGAGGGCAACATCCCCGAGGTCTTCCAGCTGGACATCTTCTCTGGCGAGCTCACCGCCCTGGCCGACCTGGACTACGAGGCCAAGGCGGAGTACGTCATCGTGGTGCAGGCCACCTCGGCCCCGCTGGTGAGCCGCGCCACCGTCCACGTGCGCCTGCGGGACACGAACGACAACAGCCCCCAGCTGAGGAACTTCGAGATCGTCTTCAACAACTACATCACCAACCGCTCGGGCAGCTTCCCCGGCGGCATCATCGGCCGCATCCCGGCCCGCGACCCCGACGTCTCCGACAGCCTGACCTACGCCTTCGAGCAGGGCAACGAGCTCAACCTGGTGCTGCTGGACCCCCGCACCGGGGACCTGCGCCTCAGCCCGGCCCTGGACAACAACCGCCCGCTGGAGGCCGTCATGAGGGTCTCCGTCTCGG ATGGGGTCCACAGCGCCACGGCGCAGTGCACGCTGCGGGTGACGGTGATCACGGACGAGATGCTGAGCAACAGCATCACGCTGCGGCTGGCCGACATGTCCCAGGAGCGCTTCCTCTCGcccctgctcagcctcttcctgGAGGGGGTGGCGGCGGTGCTGGCGGCCCCCCGCCACCGCGTCGTGCTCTTCAACATCCAGACGGACACGGACGTGGGGGCCGCCCGCATCCTCAACGTCAGCCTCTCGGTGCGGCTGCCGGCCTCGGCGCGCGGCGCCCGCTTCTTCTCCtcggaggagctgcaggagcggCTGTACCTGAACCGCTCGCTGCTGGCCGCCATCTCGGCGCAGCGCGTGCTGCCCTTCGACGACAACATCTGCCTGCGTGAGCCCTGCGAGAACTACATGCGCTGCGTCTCCGTCCTCAAGTTCGACAGCTCGGCGCCCTTCCTGGCCTCCGACACCGTCCTCTTCCGCCCCATCCACCCCGTCACCGGCCTGCGCTGCCGCTGCCCGCCCGGCTTCACCGGCGACTACTGCGAGACCGAGGTGGACCTCTGCTTCTCCAGCCCCTGCGGCAGCAACGGGCGCTGCCGGAGCCGCGAGGGCGGCTACACCTGCGAGTGCCACGAGGACTTCACCG GGGAGCACTGCGAGCTGAGCGCCCGCCGCGGCCGCTGCGTGCCGGGGGTCTGCCGCAACGGGGGCACCTGCGTCAACCTGCTGGTGGGGGGCTTCCGCTGCGAGTGCCCCCCCGGGCACTACGAGAAGCCCTTCTGCGCCATGAGCACCCGCAGCTTCCCCCCCCGCTCCTTCGTCACCTTCCGCGGCCTCCGCCAGCGCTTCCACTTCACCCTCGCCCTGAC GTTCGCCACCAAGGAGCGGGACGCGCTGCTGCTCTACAACGGGCGCTTCAACGAGAAGCACGACTTCGTGGCGCTGGAGATCGTCCGCGAGCAGATCCAGCTCACCTTCTCGGCAG GTGAGACGACGACCACGGTGTCCCCGTTCGTGCCGGGCGGTGTCAGCGATGGGCAGTGGCACCGGGTGCAGCTGCACTACTACAACAag cccgtGCTGGGGAAGTcagggctgccccagggccccTCGGAGCAGAAGGTGGCCGTGGTGGCGGTGGACGACTGTGACACAGGCATGGCCCTCAAGTTCGGCCCCATGCTGGGCAACTACTCGTGCGCGGCGCAGGGCACCCAGTCCGGCTCCAAGAA GTCGCTGGATCTGACGGGGCCGCTGCTGCTGGGCGGCGTGCCCACCCTGCCCGAGAGCTTCCCCATCCGCAGCCGCCACTTCGTGGGCTGCATGCGGCACCTGCACATCGACGAGCGCCCGGTCGACCTGGCCGCCTTCATCGCCAACAACGGCACCGTGCCAg GCTGCCCCGCCAAGAAGACGGTGTGTGACGCCGGCACGTGCCACAACGGGGGCACCTGCGTGCACGAGTGGGACAGCTTCAGCTGCCAGTGCCCGCTGGGCTTCGGGGGCAAGACGTGCCAGGAAG AGATGGCGAGTCCCCAGCAGTTCCTGGGCAGCAGCCTGGTGGCCTGGAGCGGGCTGGCGCTGCCCCTGACGCTGCCCTGGCACCTGGGGCTGATGTTCCGCACGCGGCAGCCCCGCGGGTTGCTGCTGCGCGCCTCCGCCGGGCCCATGGCCACCCTCACCCTGCAG CTGAGCGAGGGGCAGGCGGAGGCAGGCGTGTGGCAGGGGGGGTCCCGCCTGGCCTGGCTGCGGCTGCCCCACGCCAGGGTCAACGACGGCGCCTGGCACCACCTCCAGCTGGAGCTGCGGGGGGCCCCTGGCCGCACCCCCCCggccaccctcctcctcctcgccctgGACTATGGCCGCCACCAG GCGGTGGCCGACGtggccggggggctgcaggggctgcggcTGCGGACGCTGAGCgtgggggggctggcgggggacAGCGGCCAGGTGGAGCAGGGCTTCCGCGGCTGCCTGCAG GGCGTGCGCGTGGGCGAGACGGCGGCCAGCGCGGTGGCACTGGCGGTGGCACCGGCGGCGCGGGTGAATGTGGAGGGGGGCTGCGCCCTGCCCGACCCCTGCGActcggggccgtgccccccccacaGCTACTGCAGTGACGACTGGGAcagcttctcctgcagctgccaccCGG GCTACTTCGGTGACAGCTGCATCAGCGCCTGCGCCCTCGACCCCTGCGAGCACCGGGGTGCCTGCGTGCGCAGAGCTGGTGCCACCCACGGCTACGTCTGCGAGTGTCCCCAGGGCTACTTCGGGCCATACTGCGAGCACAA GGTGGACCAGCCGTGCCCACGGGGGTGGTGGGGCCACCCCACCTGCGGCCCCTGCAGCTGCGACGTCGCCAAGGGCTTCGACCCCGACTGCAACAAGACGACGGGCGAGTGCCGCTGCAAG gaGAACCACTACCGGCCGGCGGGCAGCGACGCCTGCCTGCTCTGCGACTGCTACCCCACCGGCTCCCTGTCCCGCCTCTGCGACGCCACCAGCGGGCAGTGTCCCTGCAAGGCCGGCGTCATCGGGCGCCACTGCGACCGCTGCGACAACCCCTTCGCCGAGGTGACGGCGAGCGGCTGTGAAG TCAACTACGACAGCTGTCCCCGTGCCATCGAGGCCAGCATTTGGTGGCCACGGACGCGCTTCGGGCTGCCCgctgctgccccgtgccccaAGGGCTCCATCG GCACGGCGGTGCGTCACTGCGACGAGCACAAGGGCTGGCTGCCCCCCAACCTCTTCAACTGCACCTCGCTGGCCTTCGCCGCCCTCAAGGGCTTC GCGGAGCGGCTGGTGCGCAACGAGTCGGTGCTGGACACGGCGCAGTCGCAGCGGGTGGCCCTGCAGCTGCACAACGCCACGCGCCACACGGCCGCCTACTTCGGCAGCGACGTGCGCCTGGCGTACCGGCTGGCCGCCCGCCTGCTGCAGCACGAGAGCGCCCAGCGCGGCTTCCGGCTGGCCGCCACGCAGGACGTCCACTTCACCGAG AACCTGCTGCGGGTGGGCAGCGCCCTGCTGGACGCCAGCAACAAGCGGCACTGGGAGCTGATCCAGCAGACGGAGGGCGGCACGGCCTGGCTGCTGAAGCACTTCGAGGACTACGCCAGCGCCCTGGCGCAGAACATGCGCCAGACCTACCTCAGCCCCTTCACCATCGTCACCCCCAACATCG TGGTGTCGGTGGTGCGGCTGGACAAGGGCAGCTTCGCGGGCGCCCGGCTGCCACGCTACGAGGCGCTGCGGGGGGAGAAGCCCCCCGACCTGGAGACCACCGTCATCCTGCCCGAGAGCGTCTTCCGGCCCCCCGAGGGCAGGC ACCACCCCACGGGGCACGGGAAGCCACTGCCGAGCccgggagggcaggaggaggaggacaaggaggaggaggaggaggaggaggatgaagaggctgcagaggaggaggaggaggaggaggaggaggaggtgaccTTGGTGACCCGGCACAAGCGGCACCCGGAGCTGAGCGAGGGCCAGGCCATCGCCAGCGTCATCATCTACCGCACCCTGGCCGGGCTCCTGCCCGAGCAGTACGACACCGACAAGCGCAGCCTCAG GGTGCCCAAGCGGCCCATCATCAACACGCCGGTGGTGAGCATCAGCGTGCACGCGGCGGCAGGGCGGGCGCCGCGGGCGCTGGAGAAGCCGATCACGCTGCAGTTCCGCCTGCTGGAGACCCAGGAGCGCTCCAAGCCCATCTGCGTCTTCTGGAACCACTCGCTGCT ggcgggcggcgcgggcggcTGGTCGGCGCGGGGCTGCGAGGTCGTGTTCCGGAACCAGAGCCACGTCAGCTGCCAGTGCAACCACATGACGAGCTTCGCCGTGCTCATGGACATCTCCCGGCGAGag AACGGGGAGATCCTGCCGCTGGCGGCGCTGACCTACGCCTCGCTGGGGGTGGCGCtggcggggctgctgctggccgtgctggtgctgggcGCCCTGCGGGGGCTGCGCTCCAACCGCCACAGCATCCGGCGGCACGGCGCCAccgccctgctgctggcacagctcgTCTTCCTGCTGGGCATCAACCAGGCCGACCTGCCG CTGGCGTGCACGGTGGTGGCCATCCTGCTGCAGTTCCTGCACCTGAGCGCCGTGGGCTGGGCGCTGCTGGAGGCGCTGCACCTCTACCGGCGCCGCAGCGAGCCGCGGCACGTCGACCGCGGGCCCATGCGCTTCTACCacgtgctgggctgggggctgcccgccTTCATCACCG GGCTGGCGGTGGGGCTGGACCCCGAGGGCTACGGCAACCCCGACTTCTGCTGGCTCTCCATCCACGACAGCCTGGTCTGGAGCCTGGCGGGGCCCAGCGCCTGCGCCGTGGCG GTCGGCGTCTTCTTCCTCGTGCTGGCGGCCAGGGCCTCCTGCGCCGCCCCCCAGGGCTTCGAGAAGAAGGGCACGGG ctccgggcTGCAGACGgcgctggtggtgctggtgctgcccagcctggcctggctgctggccctgctcgcCGTCAACAGCGACGCCATCCTCTTCCACTACCTCTTCGCCATCTCCAACTGCCTCCAG GGCCccctcatcttcctcttctgcgtggtgctgagcagggaggtGCGGCAGAGCCTGCGCTCCAGCTGCGCCCGTGCCCGCGGCCCCGACCCCGCGCTGGCCACCAAGTCCACCCTGACCACC GCGTACAGCTGCGACACCACCTACGTGGCCGGCCGGCTCTACCAGGCGCCCTTCGGGGACTCCACGGGCTCCCTGCACAGCGCGGCCAAGAGCCAGCACAGCTACATCCCCTTCGTGCGCAG GGAGGACGCGGGGCTGAGCGGCGGCCGCGTGCAGCCGGCGCTGGCCGAGCCGGGCGGGCTCTTCCTGGACGCcgcggagcagcagcagcacg AGCACGACACCGATTCCGACAGCGACCTGTCGCTGGAGGATGACCCCAGCGGCTCCTTCGGCTCCACGCACTCCTCCGACAGCGAGGACGAGGCCGCCGGTGCCGGCTGGGACGCGCTGCTGCGCCCCGAGCAGCCGCCTGCACCCACGG GTGACAGCCTGGTGGCCCCGGCGCGGCCGTACTGGCCCGGGGAGTTCGTGACGACGGCCAGCGAGAGCGACGGGCACGGGGGCTCGGAGACGCTGCGGGtggagccggcggcggggggcgaggtgccccccagaccccccccgctgctgccgctgcctcaCCCCCACAAAG GCATCCTGAAGAAGAAGAGCTTGCCCCCCATCAGCGAGCGCAGCACCCCGCGCCCCGCGCAGCCCGCGcaccccccgccgccccccgccggcaCCGCCGCCTCCTCGGGCAGCGAGGGCagccgcggggggggccccggggcgccccggccccgccagagcctgcaggagcagctcagcGGCGCGGCGCCCATCGCCATGAGCATCCGGGCGGGCACCGTGGACGAGGACTCCTCCGGCTCCGA atttctgttttttaattttctccattaa